The sequence below is a genomic window from Draconibacterium halophilum.
CATATCTGTTATTTGGTTGCAAGTATAATTATAATATTGAATTCAGCAAGCACCTGTGGTGTTAATTTAAAATTAAAGTTAAGTAGTTTTAATTTCCTGATTTCTTAAAGATGGTTGAATTGTTTGTCGTTTGACATGAGGTAACCAAGGGATTTTAATCTAATAATTCCCCTTGGCTTCGCCATGGGGTTCCGCTTTTTCTCCCCGTTTGAGGGGAGATGTCAGCCTTTATGGCTGACAGAGGGGTGAAATAAAGAAAATTCGAGTTTCAGCGATTTAGCTGAAATAAAGTTGGCGTATTACCCTTGGCTTTGCCACGGGGATAGTAAATTTTAAGAATTTTCTTTATTGAAAAGAATCGATTTATAAGTAGGGTTCCAACTTCAGAAGGGCAAAAAAATGCCGCTGTATTTTATGTTGCAGCGGCATTTTATGTTGTTACAAAAAATGTTATTTCACCTTTTTTGCCGTAATTGGCATTTCGCCTTCAGGCGTGCTTACCATCCCTTTCATGTTTTCGCCATCTACTTTTAGTTTCAGGGTAACATAATTGTAATCTACATAAAGCCCACATTTTAGGCCCTCTTCGCTATAGGCGATCTCTTTCAGATCGATTTTGTATCCATCGTCCAGTTTGATATGTCCAGCCAGCTGGCCTTCTTTTTCTTCTATAACTATTGTTCCGGCATTATAACCGTATGGCGCACTCGGAACTTCATATTTCCATTCACCAATAACATCATCGTTGGTTTTGACTTCTGTCGCCTGAGCCAAGTTCCCTGTTAAAAACAAAACAAAAACAAAGAGCAGTAATTTTTTCATTGCATTAATTTTAAAAGTTTAGAATTTCTTATTTTCAGTTATTTAGACGAAAACAAATTTGATGTTTTACTGCGATTATTACAAACTAAAGGGATGAATTCGGCTATTTGGGGATGAAAAAAACAAGAATCAGGACAGAATATCTAAAAAACGAGACGAGTATTTTTCTGAAACTGGAATTGTTTTATCAATGGAGCGCAAATGCAGGTTTAGTTTCTTTTTATTTTTTTGAATAAATTCGATATTTGAAGTATTAACCATGTAGGAACGGTGACACCTGAGAATACCTTCGGAAGAATACCGGGACTCCAGGTTTTTCATTGTATTTCGTAAAAGCTGACGTTTGAATTTTTTTTCAAGCAAAAAGTTAACCGTAACATAATTATCTGTTGACTCGATATAAAGTAAATCTTTAGCAAGAATCGAAAATTTAGTTTTCCCTTTATCGTCTTTGAAAGCTAATCGTTTGTTTTCTAAAGGTGTAGAAAGTAGATTTTGCAAAGCCTCTATTTGCTCGAGGTGTTTCTTGTAATAAATAATTAAAAGCGCGAATGAATAGGGTATTAGAATTCCGAGGACGGTGTATTTTAATGAAAACAGAAAGTCGTTTATGAAGTTGCCGATAGGATTTCCGTAAAGAAAGATGTATACCAGGCTGATTAGAATAATTTCGATAAACAACCAAAGAAGATATGTTTTTACCCGAAAGTTTGATTGTTTAAATAGTTTTCGAAGTGGAAACTGGGTAAACAAAAATACCAGAGCCGTAACAATACCATAACTTGAAAGCCTTAGTGATTGAATAAGTGGCGAATCGGAATACCAGCGGCCAATGTTCCAGGGCTTAAATACATTTATAAAAAAGATGCTGAATGCAAGGATAATAACAATAAGCAAGTACCTGTCTTTTTTCCGGTCGAGCAAACTGAAGTTGTTATTCAAAAATTTTAGGTTCAACGTATTGCTGTTTATTTGTCAATATTAAATGTTTGTTTCAAGATTTCAAAAAAAACAATTTAATTATTCTCTTGTTGGTGATTCCCAATTAATATTTATTGCTTTGTGGACTCAAAGGCATGGAATTTGTAAACACACAACTCAATTCGTTAATAACAGAAATATTAAAGTCGTGAAATATACAATTATACTTCTATTACTCTTCGTGCTATTTTTTAATTCATGCACTGAAAAACCGGCTGATAATAGTGATTTGCCTGAAATTCTGCTAAAAAAATCGACAGATATTTTACCCATCTCAAGTTTTGTTGAAAATCTCGATTACCTGGAATTAAAAGTTAATGAGGCAGGAATGGAATTTGGCGATATTATTAATGTTAAAGAATTGGATGGTGATTTGATCATTCATCAACGCCGTGCCCGGGAAATCAGTTTTATTCGGTTTACACAGAAAGGCGATTTTATCAATACAATAGTAAGCAATAAAGAGGGAAGTGGTAAAATAAGGAAACCACTGGATATTATTTCATACCAAAAAGATTTTGCAGTGTTGGCTGACGACGGAATTTATAGTATTGGTAAAGACGGTAAATACAAAACAAAATTAGTAGCTGGTAAAATGCCGGGCAGTAAATTCTTCGAATCGAAAAACCAGTTTTTTGTGGTGAATGATGTACCGGATTATGGTTTGTACACTGTTTATTCTGAAAACAGTAAAGCAAAAAATATAACGTTTCCTGGAGAGCGATTAAAAGATTTGGGGCGTTCGAATCTAGCCGTTTCCGGTACTAAAAGTGTAAAGTTGGTTTCGTCGTACAGTGATACGGTTTTTACGTACAAAAACACCGGTTTTAAACCGGAATACCTGATTGAAAGTGATGGTTATCCGTCGTTTGCTGAAATGTGGCGAAACACCGGCGATAAGAACGATATTGAGACCTTGAAATACATTCACAACACACACCACTCGAAAATAAAAAGCTACTTCGAAAACAGCAACTATATTTTTCTTACGTATTGGTTAGGTTCGCACCAAACCACAGCCTTGATTAAAAAGAATGGTTGGGAACCGATGTATTTTGATGAGGCGGTTAATAATATAGATGGTGGTATTTGGGACAATCCTTTATTTCTTTCGCAAAATAATGAGCTTTACATTCCTATTACAGCCTATAAAGTTGGTGGGCATAAAATATCGGATAAGCGTCATAATGAATTTGAGAAAGTTCAGTTGCATATTGCCGCTACGGGAAACCCGCTTATAATGCGTTGTAAACTAAAATAAGTGGAGTGATTAGTTTATTGCTCTTTTTTTACCAGCATTAGCTTATTCCCTTCCAGTTCTGAATAACCCTGATCGTATACAAAATAATAAACACGGCCGGTTTTAGTGGTGTAAATATTCGTGAAATAGGTAAAGTTGAAACCTTGTTTCTTGAGTTTACTCTTGTAAGTTATTCCTTTTTCTTCCGGGTTTAGTTCTTCCAGAATCGAGTGATTGTTTTTAAGAATGCGGTTGATTTTTCGGATGTAATTGGAGGCCCCGCCCACCTTTTTATTGTTGTAGGCATTGCGGCAACTGTCGTTACAAAATTTTTGATCGGCTCGTCCTTTTAACGGCTCTCCACATTCAAGGCAGGCTCTTATTTCCATTTTTTATTGATTTAGTTTGAGATGCTAAAATGCT
It includes:
- a CDS encoding LytR/AlgR family response regulator transcription factor, whose amino-acid sequence is MNNNFSLLDRKKDRYLLIVIILAFSIFFINVFKPWNIGRWYSDSPLIQSLRLSSYGIVTALVFLFTQFPLRKLFKQSNFRVKTYLLWLFIEIILISLVYIFLYGNPIGNFINDFLFSLKYTVLGILIPYSFALLIIYYKKHLEQIEALQNLLSTPLENKRLAFKDDKGKTKFSILAKDLLYIESTDNYVTVNFLLEKKFKRQLLRNTMKNLESRYSSEGILRCHRSYMVNTSNIEFIQKNKKKLNLHLRSIDKTIPVSEKYSSRFLDILS
- a CDS encoding 6-bladed beta-propeller, whose amino-acid sequence is MKYTIILLLLFVLFFNSCTEKPADNSDLPEILLKKSTDILPISSFVENLDYLELKVNEAGMEFGDIINVKELDGDLIIHQRRAREISFIRFTQKGDFINTIVSNKEGSGKIRKPLDIISYQKDFAVLADDGIYSIGKDGKYKTKLVAGKMPGSKFFESKNQFFVVNDVPDYGLYTVYSENSKAKNITFPGERLKDLGRSNLAVSGTKSVKLVSSYSDTVFTYKNTGFKPEYLIESDGYPSFAEMWRNTGDKNDIETLKYIHNTHHSKIKSYFENSNYIFLTYWLGSHQTTALIKKNGWEPMYFDEAVNNIDGGIWDNPLFLSQNNELYIPITAYKVGGHKISDKRHNEFEKVQLHIAATGNPLIMRCKLK